Sequence from the Nocardia brasiliensis genome:
CTGCAGTCCGACCCCGAACTCGGCGACGACGCCCCGCTCAGCTCCTACAGCGAACACCACTGCGGCGGCCAGGGCGGCGGCTCGGAAGAGGTGCTGTAGTCCGATCGATCGCCGGGCGCGGGTGCTACCCGCGCCCGGCGAAATCTCTTGTATCCCAAAGGAAGAATCATGGAAGACCAGAACATGGTCGCGCTGGCGACCATGCACGCCCACGACGATCTGATCGACGACGCGCCGATCAGCGTGTTCTCCGTCGTCTACTGCGACGACGCGTATTTCGGGTGAAACGATGAGTACCTCGGCTACCGTGGTCTCGCCCGAGGCCGATCTGCGCCGGTACCGGGTCGCCCAGGCGGCCTCGACGTTCGGCAGCACCCTCACCGGCACCGCGGCCTCCGTGGTCGCGGTCCTCGGATTGGGTGCGGGGCCACAGGCGGTTTCGCTCATCGTGACCAGCGCGATGATCCCGCCGCTGGTGCTCGGCCCGGCGGCAGGGGTGCTCCTCGACCGGGTGCGCCGACCACGCCGCCTGCTCATCGCGGCCGACCTGGTCGCCGCCGCGGCGGTGCTGTGCTGCGCCGCCACGATGGGCGCGGGTGTGCTGACCGTGGCCGGGCTCGCCGCGCTGTCTTTTATGCTCGGTCTGTCCAGGGTGGTGCTCGAAGGCCTGTACTTCGTCCATCTGGGCACGCTCGGTGTCACCGATCTGGGCCGGGCACGCGCCGGATTGCAGTCCACCACGATGCTCAGCCGCTCGGTCGGCGCTTCGGTCGCCGGGCCGCTGGTCGCGACGGTCGGTGCGGCGACGATGTTCGCCTGCGACGCGATCACCTATCTGTTCAGCGCCTACTGCCTGACCAGACTCGGCGCACCGGATCGGCGCCGGACCGCGCCGCGGCGGGGCTTCGGCCGCGAATTCCTCGACGGCGTAAGGGCTTTGCGCGGCCACTCCCTGCTGGCAGCATTGGCGATGTACCTGCTTGTGGGTGGGGCCGCCTCGGGTGGCACGACGGCACTGCGGGCGGTGTTCCTGCTCGACGAGGTCGCGCTACCCGTTGCGGTGTACGGCATTCCGGCCGTGGTGGCGACGCTGTTCGCCGCGGCGGGCGCGCTGCTGGCCCCGCGACTGCACGCCGCGGCCGTGCCCGCTCGGCGCGTGCTCGCGGTCACCGTGCTCGGTGGCGCGCTCGGCACAACCGTGCTGCCGCTGGCCACCGGGCCGACGGCGGTGCTGCTGCTCGCCGCCTGCCTCGGTGCGGCGGTGCCGATGTTCTTCGGCGCGATACTCAACATCGCGCTGGTGACGGTGCTGGGCGAGGGCGTCGGCGACGGGTACTTCGCCCGCATCGGCGCGCTGCTTGCCACCGGAACCACGGCGGCGAATCTGCTCGGCGCGCTGCTGGGCGGCGCGCTCGGCGAGCGGTTCGGCGCCCGCGGCGGGATCTGGGCGTTCGTCGCCGCCGATCTCGTGGCGTCCCTGGTGTTCCTGCTGTGCGTCGGCCGCGCGCCCGCCGGCCGCGACAGCGGTGTCGATTCGATGGCGAGCGTGGCGTGATGACAACCGAATACCCCTACATCGGCCCGTCCGATACGTGGGACATACTGCACGGCAACCGGATTCCCGATCCGTTCCGCCGGCTGGAGGACCCCGCCGACCCAGACAATCGCGCCTGGGTGCGCTCTCAGCGCCAATTGGCCGAGAGCTATCTCGACGCGCTGCCCGGCCAGGACCGATTGCGGGAAGTGTTGCGCGGCATCATCGTCGCGGGCCCGACCGCGTCGCCGGTGAAATCCGGTGGCTCGCGCCGCTTCCGGGTGGGCCGCGAGCACGCCGCGGGACCGTGGCGGCTGGAGGTCGCCGACGGCCCTCGGGCCCAATGGCGGACGCTGCTCGACGCGGCGACGCTCGGGGACGGGGCGATCCTGCGGCGCTGGACGCCCGCGCCCGACGGTCGATTCGTCGCCGTGCAGGCCAGCGTCGGCGGTTGCGAGGACAGCACGCCGCTGGTGCTGCTCGACGCCGCCACCGGCACGGTGCTGCACACCTGCGGGCTGACCCGGTACGCACCGGTGGAGTGGCTGGCCGACGGTAGCGCCTACTTCTACGTCCGCCGCCACGAGAACGGTTGCGGCAGTGGGGTGTACCGGCATCGGGTCGGCACCGAGATCGCCGACGACGAGCTCCTCGTCGGCGACGACAATCCCGTCGGCCGCTATCACCTAGCCTTCTGGCACGACCGCTGGCTCATCGTCACCGGGCGCGCAGGCACCAGCCGCAGCACCCGTGTCTCGATCGCCGATCTGCGCGAAGGCACCGCGTTGCGCCCGCTCGAACTCGGCGGGCTCTCCTCGGCCGGGGTCGTGCTCGACCGCGCAGGCCGCATCCTGGCGATCTCCACCGCCACCAGCGAATTCGGCCAGTTGCTGGTCGCCGAACCGCTGCCGTCGGGCGGCTGGGGGCCGTGGCGGGTACTGGTCAGCGCCGAGGCGCCCGCGGTGCTCGCCGCGTTCGCGCTGGCCCCGGCCGACGGCACGGACCGGCTCCTGGTCCTGCGCACCAGAGACGGCTACGCCGAACTGTCGGTGCACGACGCGGTGCACGGTGACTGGCTGCTCGATGCCGAATTGCCCGGTGCCGGAACGGTGGCCGGCATCAGATCCACCGACGAACCCGGCGTCCTGGTCTTGAGCTATACCGACTGGATCCGTCCGCTCGGCGCCTGGCGGCTCGACCTGCGGACCGGTCGGGTGCACCCGACCGAGTCCGCGGCCCGCGAGCTGCCCGGCATCACCGTCACCCGCACGACCTACCGCTCCGCCGACGACACCGAGGTGCCCGTGACCGTGCTCGCCCCGAGCGGGCCGCCGATGCCGCGACCCACGATCCTCAGTTGCTACGGCGGCTTCGGCATCACCTTCCGGCCCGGCTATCAACCGGACGGACTGACCTGGGTGCTGGCCGGTGGCGTGATGGCCATCGCCGGGGTGCGCGGCGGCGGCGAGCGCGGGCGACGCTGGCACCGCGACGGTGCGGGCGCGCGCAAGCTCAACGCGTTCGCCGACCTGCACGCGGCGGGCGACTGGCTGGTCGAGACCGGCTGGACCCGGCGGGGTTCGCTCGCCCTGCTCGGCGGCAGCAACGGCGGGCTGATGGCGGTCGGCGCCATGGTGCAGCGGCCCGCGGACTACGCCGCGGTCGTCAGCGCTGGCGCGCCACTGGACATGGTGCGCTACGAACGCTGGGGACTCGGCCCCGCGTGGCGCGAGGAGTATGGCTCGGCCGCGGACCCGGCAGCGCTTCCGGTGCTGCTGCGCTACTCCCCGTATTACAACGTCACCGCGCACCGCGACGAGGCACCGCGCCGCTGGCCGCCCGCCCTGTTCACCACCGGTGACAGTGACACCCGCGTGCCGCCGGTGCACTCGTGCAAGATGGTCGCCGCGCTACAGCGCGACACCGGTGGGCCGGTCCTGCTCGACGTGATCGTCGGCAAGGGCCATGCGGGCGGCGGACCGTCGTCCGACCGCGCCCTCATCTGCCTGCTCGCCTTCCTCGCCCGGCACACCGGATTGCCGCTCGAGGCATGAACGGCACGGCGGCCGTCGTCACGATCCCGACGACGGCCGCCCCGGCGCGGGGTCGAGCAGGATGGCGCAGGCGCGGGCCAACACCTCGTCCCGGGTGCGGCCGTTGTGGTCGGCGGCGAGGAACTGGTTGCCGATGGCCGCGCAGAAGGCGAGCAGACTGCGCGCCTCGATCTCGTCCGGGTCGGTGCAGAACAGCCCGATCGTGCTGCGCAACAACTCCATTCGCCGGTTGTCCACCCGCCGCAGGCGCTCGGCCACCGCGTCGTCGCGGCGCGCCCAGGCACGGATCGCCAGGTCGATGGCCAGCAGCCGTTCCCTGGAGAGGGTCAACTGCCCGGCCAGCACGATCCGCACGCGCGGGTCGTCCTCGCTCTCGACCCGGTCGAGCACGTCATCGATGCTTTCCCGCTCCCAGGTGTCGAGCATCTCCGTCAGCAGCGCGTCGCGGTCGGCGAAGTAGCCGTAGAAGCCGCCCTTGGTCACACCGAGCGCCTTGGCGAGCGCCTCGATGCGCACCGCGTCCACGCCGCTCGCGCCGAGCGTGCGCAACCCTTGCTCGATCCACGCCTGACGCGGCGTGCGGGCCAGCGCCACTTCGCATCTCCTCACTCCGCCCTCAGCTGTATACGTGACCGTATATCAACGCCGGACTGTGGCAGGGTTGGCGGCATGACGAATCGCTGGGTCGGTGTGACCATCGATTGCCTCGACGTGGAGAAGGTGGCGGAGTTCTGGAGCGCGCTGCTCGATCGCCCGCGCGGGCCCTCGCGTCCGGGGTGGGTGTATCTCGGCGAGCGCGACGACGCACTGCCCCGCCTCGTCTTCCAACCGGTACGCGCGCCGA
This genomic interval carries:
- a CDS encoding TetR/AcrR family transcriptional regulator, which translates into the protein MALARTPRQAWIEQGLRTLGASGVDAVRIEALAKALGVTKGGFYGYFADRDALLTEMLDTWERESIDDVLDRVESEDDPRVRIVLAGQLTLSRERLLAIDLAIRAWARRDDAVAERLRRVDNRRMELLRSTIGLFCTDPDEIEARSLLAFCAAIGNQFLAADHNGRTRDEVLARACAILLDPAPGRPSSGS
- a CDS encoding prolyl oligopeptidase family serine peptidase, whose amino-acid sequence is MTTEYPYIGPSDTWDILHGNRIPDPFRRLEDPADPDNRAWVRSQRQLAESYLDALPGQDRLREVLRGIIVAGPTASPVKSGGSRRFRVGREHAAGPWRLEVADGPRAQWRTLLDAATLGDGAILRRWTPAPDGRFVAVQASVGGCEDSTPLVLLDAATGTVLHTCGLTRYAPVEWLADGSAYFYVRRHENGCGSGVYRHRVGTEIADDELLVGDDNPVGRYHLAFWHDRWLIVTGRAGTSRSTRVSIADLREGTALRPLELGGLSSAGVVLDRAGRILAISTATSEFGQLLVAEPLPSGGWGPWRVLVSAEAPAVLAAFALAPADGTDRLLVLRTRDGYAELSVHDAVHGDWLLDAELPGAGTVAGIRSTDEPGVLVLSYTDWIRPLGAWRLDLRTGRVHPTESAARELPGITVTRTTYRSADDTEVPVTVLAPSGPPMPRPTILSCYGGFGITFRPGYQPDGLTWVLAGGVMAIAGVRGGGERGRRWHRDGAGARKLNAFADLHAAGDWLVETGWTRRGSLALLGGSNGGLMAVGAMVQRPADYAAVVSAGAPLDMVRYERWGLGPAWREEYGSAADPAALPVLLRYSPYYNVTAHRDEAPRRWPPALFTTGDSDTRVPPVHSCKMVAALQRDTGGPVLLDVIVGKGHAGGGPSSDRALICLLAFLARHTGLPLEA
- a CDS encoding MFS transporter; protein product: MSTSATVVSPEADLRRYRVAQAASTFGSTLTGTAASVVAVLGLGAGPQAVSLIVTSAMIPPLVLGPAAGVLLDRVRRPRRLLIAADLVAAAAVLCCAATMGAGVLTVAGLAALSFMLGLSRVVLEGLYFVHLGTLGVTDLGRARAGLQSTTMLSRSVGASVAGPLVATVGAATMFACDAITYLFSAYCLTRLGAPDRRRTAPRRGFGREFLDGVRALRGHSLLAALAMYLLVGGAASGGTTALRAVFLLDEVALPVAVYGIPAVVATLFAAAGALLAPRLHAAAVPARRVLAVTVLGGALGTTVLPLATGPTAVLLLAACLGAAVPMFFGAILNIALVTVLGEGVGDGYFARIGALLATGTTAANLLGALLGGALGERFGARGGIWAFVAADLVASLVFLLCVGRAPAGRDSGVDSMASVA